The proteins below come from a single Spirochaeta lutea genomic window:
- a CDS encoding transposase, which translates to MHKGKRGLAVTEDQTAENKLWSKTRARVEHVFAYKKYTLNFRLIRRIGLQRADFEIGLGNLVYHIQRFCFLIRQPVR; encoded by the coding sequence ATGCACAAAGGGAAACGCGGATTGGCCGTGACCGAAGATCAAACTGCTGAGAACAAACTCTGGTCCAAAACCCGGGCGCGTGTCGAGCATGTCTTTGCCTATAAGAAGTACACCCTAAATTTCAGACTGATCAGGAGAATAGGATTACAACGTGCTGATTTTGAAATTGGGTTAGGGAATTTGGTTTATCATATTCAACGATTCTGCTTTCTTATCAGGCAACCGGTGAGATAA